TATAAAACCATTTGGTTTAATATTTTCTATATCATGCTTAGAAAACGTTTTCAATTGGAGAACAGGTTTTTGCATAACGGTTACTAGAATTAGATAGTCAGAATTACTGAACGTTTAGGACTTTATTCATTTGTAGAAAAAATGCTTCGTTTAATGAACGTAAGACAAGTAGAGCATATGATTAAAAGCGCCACTATGTAGTCACTTTCAATAGTTACACCTTAGCAGTATTTTTGGCTCTTGGTCCATGGATAATGTAGTCACTTTCAATAGTTAACCACTGTACATCTCTGCAGTATTTCAACCGGAGGATGAATGTGAGAGCTTTCTGGTTAACCACTGTACATCTCTGCAGTAAAAAGCCCGTTATATGATCCTTAACCAGCTTTTAGTAGATTAAGGCAGGAATCAGTAGCCCTAACCGAATTATGTTGCACTAAGCTAGAACTGATAAACATCAGTCGAGGTCTTCAGTAAAACACTCATCTAGTTGCACGTTGATGGGAAAATCGTCAAGAAACAGAAGAGCAAGAAGAGATTACGTAGCACGAAGTTAGAAGGATTCATATATAAATATTCGCATAATATATAAATAATGTATGTGGTGGTAGCTTTTGACATATCGTCTGAAAAAGTCAGAGGAAAAATCAGAAGATACCTCAGACGTCTTGGACTTTCCATGGTCAACAGATCAGTATACGCGGGCATTGGTGGATATAAAACAGCATTCCTTATCTCCGACATGGCTAAAAAACACCTTGAAGAAGGCGATAACTTGTATATTGTCGTCATACGAGACAGCGAGTACGAGTCTTCCGTCAATTGTACCAAAGGAGATTGTAGAAAGCTATCAGAAAGAAAATATGAGGTATTGTAAGTTAACTGCAACGGAATTAAGCTGGGCAAAGTTATGTCCGATGATGAAATACCAAATCCTAGAGAATTGTGGGCAATTAAATTATACCACTCCCCTTTATGTAAAGCACCTTAAACCAATCCACGATAGGATAAATGAAATGGTTATAAACTCTTTAAGAGAAGCCCTTAAGAATAAATTACTCGTAGATAAAGTGGAGCCCGAGTTCACATTATCTTACGTTAGGGATAAAGTTTTTGTAATCAGAGGGAAACCGGATTATTTTGCAATTATAAAAACTAAGAAAGATTACGTAAGTCTAATAGCCGAGGTAACGATTTCAGACACAGTAAGGCACTTAGAAGGAGAAATGCTTTTCTACATGGCCTCTGCAATTTATTATACTTCCCACCCAGTAATAGGTCTCATTATATATAATAAAGGAATAAGGTGGTTAAAGTATTCAAACTTTCCGAGGAAGATAAGGTCGTTATTCACCACACCTAAGAATCCCGAGGAAGCAGCAGAACGAATATACAATAAAATTAAGTGGGCTTGCAGCAACTGTGATCTGATGAATACGTGTCCAGTGTATTCTATACATAGATAATTACTACCTGCGTAGGCTTTACTCTAATTTGAAGGTCAATTTGTTCTCGAAACTATGTGCTTGGTTTATTAGTCCTAAGTTTTCTGCTCGAAAAAGGAAGGGTTTATTCCCAACAGTCCGAACAGGTTACAAGGTCGCCTAGAAAGTAGTTAGCTATCACATTATCCCAACAGTGCATATTCTTAATTTACTAGAAACTTAGTACTTATAACTCCATGATAGCCTCTCCGAATAATATCGATTAGTGAGAACCCTAGCCCACAGTATTTAAGGAGGTCTTCTTTACTTTAATCTACAATTACACATGGCGTGAATTTTAACATTGTGAAAAAAGCATTTACTTTAATCTACAATTAGACGTTTTATGACGCAACTATTAAATCGACTGCTCTCAGCTATGATAATTTCCTTGGATCGTAAGTGAAGGTGTACTTTATGCTCTTATCTTTTTTCCTTATATATTGGGAGAG
This DNA window, taken from Acidianus infernus, encodes the following:
- the cas2 gene encoding CRISPR-associated endonuclease Cas2 — translated: MYVVVAFDISSEKVRGKIRRYLRRLGLSMVNRSVYAGIGGYKTAFLISDMAKKHLEEGDNLYIVVIRDSEYESSVNCTKGDCRKLSERKYEVL